In Arthrobacter citreus, a genomic segment contains:
- a CDS encoding MarR family transcriptional regulator, with the protein MSQDAIDLETSLGYLLKEASSELRAAMEAVLRPLGMTVTHYSCLELLAQRPGLSNSELARGAFVTRQSMNVLLQTLEQDGYVERPAAARVGRVLPTQLTPRGRQELKKATAAVRSVEVRMLDGMTPEEQSDARRILTSMVRSLRESKGGAPA; encoded by the coding sequence ATGAGTCAAGATGCTATCGACCTCGAGACGTCGCTCGGATATCTGCTGAAAGAGGCTTCAAGTGAGCTGCGCGCTGCGATGGAAGCCGTCCTGCGGCCGCTGGGCATGACAGTGACGCACTACTCGTGCCTTGAACTCCTCGCCCAGCGTCCGGGGCTGTCCAATTCCGAGCTCGCCCGCGGGGCATTCGTGACCCGGCAATCGATGAACGTCCTGCTGCAGACCCTGGAGCAGGACGGATATGTGGAGCGCCCGGCGGCGGCCCGTGTGGGGAGAGTTCTTCCCACCCAGCTCACGCCGCGGGGGCGGCAGGAACTCAAAAAGGCCACGGCCGCAGTCCGTTCCGTGGAGGTCCGGATGCTCGACGGTATGACGCCGGAAGAGCAGTCCGATGCACGCAGGATCCTGACGAGCATGGTCCGCTCCCTGCGGGAGTCCAAGGGTGGGGCCCCCGCCTAG
- a CDS encoding LysM peptidoglycan-binding domain-containing protein, with protein sequence MTGTRGSSGNKTTTRTTLARVVGGAGVVLVLSAGMVSCSSEPLPPKAALTVVNAPAEAASASAEADPTAAPAKPPVQTAAGAVVYDSFGNTDFYTTLSGDTAASVAESFGLSEAKLSEFNALVPGVPMTPGTRLRLIPAEGPMAGAMGAAVVDADGIPTSYVVEPEDSTEGISYRFGITSDQLAEANKVPYVHEVGNEYFLLAGRRIELQKKPVDSSSGTGTTIDNSFGEHIFYTSVVGDSLDSLGYKFRCTTEQLLRYNPSLTTSGPIPAGTKVRLMPGELPITGATGSFTADADGVPHTYTTAPGDTERQVAFRFRLADIVDLTSANLSLTQEGLTWYAYTDSWELVPGQTISLDRSQPIRK encoded by the coding sequence ATGACAGGCACTAGAGGTTCTTCCGGCAACAAGACGACGACAAGAACAACCCTGGCCAGGGTGGTGGGCGGCGCCGGCGTCGTTCTGGTGCTGTCAGCGGGAATGGTGAGCTGCTCCAGTGAGCCGCTGCCCCCAAAGGCGGCCCTCACTGTGGTCAACGCCCCCGCGGAAGCGGCCTCTGCTTCGGCTGAGGCCGACCCGACGGCGGCCCCGGCGAAGCCCCCAGTGCAGACGGCGGCGGGAGCCGTGGTCTACGATTCGTTCGGCAACACGGATTTCTACACGACCCTTTCGGGCGACACCGCCGCCTCGGTGGCCGAGTCCTTTGGGCTGTCCGAGGCAAAGCTGAGCGAGTTCAATGCGCTCGTCCCCGGCGTGCCGATGACGCCGGGGACACGCCTGCGCCTTATTCCCGCGGAGGGGCCGATGGCCGGGGCGATGGGGGCCGCCGTCGTCGACGCCGATGGCATTCCCACCAGCTACGTGGTGGAACCCGAGGACTCCACCGAGGGCATCAGTTACCGGTTTGGGATCACCTCGGACCAGCTGGCCGAGGCGAACAAGGTCCCCTACGTTCACGAAGTCGGAAATGAGTACTTCCTCCTCGCCGGACGCCGCATTGAACTGCAGAAGAAACCCGTGGACAGCAGTTCCGGCACCGGAACCACCATCGACAATTCCTTCGGTGAGCACATTTTCTACACCTCCGTTGTCGGGGACAGCCTGGACAGCCTTGGCTACAAGTTCCGGTGCACCACGGAACAGCTGCTCCGCTACAACCCGTCCCTCACCACGTCCGGGCCCATTCCCGCCGGCACCAAAGTGCGGCTGATGCCGGGCGAGCTTCCCATAACGGGCGCCACCGGATCCTTCACCGCCGACGCTGACGGCGTACCCCATACATACACCACGGCCCCCGGGGACACAGAGCGTCAGGTGGCGTTCCGGTTCCGGCTGGCCGATATCGTCGACCTGACCTCGGCCAACCTCTCGCTCACGCAAGAGGGCCTCACCTGGTACGCGTACACCGATTCCTGGGAGCTGGTTCCGGGGCAGACCATCAGCCTCGACCGGTCCCAGCCCATCCGCAAATAA
- a CDS encoding MBL fold metallo-hydrolase, with the protein MSTETVHSTGPVARPLPTQWIHGSESSKHNADPDVQVHWYDADSVVLRQNMAINYEAPFLFLLFGSERVVLLDTGATVSQQHFPLRTVVDGLIDSWMSRHSDVDPRYELLILHTHSHGDHTAGDAQFFDRTQTTLVPADITSAWHFLGLSDTSDKTKLDLGGRTLDILATPGHDAAAVTFYDPRTGILFTGDTVYRGRLYINDWQAFSRSIDRLIEFCQSHPVTYVLGCHIEMTSTSGLDYPVRTTYQPDEPPLELRVEHLHKLRSALDAAGPEPVRAIWDEFILWPTQ; encoded by the coding sequence ATGTCGACGGAAACTGTCCATTCCACCGGGCCGGTGGCGCGACCTTTGCCTACGCAGTGGATCCATGGTTCAGAGTCCTCCAAACACAATGCTGACCCGGATGTGCAGGTCCACTGGTATGACGCAGACAGTGTTGTCCTTCGGCAAAACATGGCAATCAACTACGAAGCCCCGTTTCTGTTTCTCCTCTTCGGGAGCGAACGCGTCGTACTGCTCGATACCGGCGCCACCGTGTCTCAACAGCACTTCCCGCTGCGTACAGTGGTCGATGGTCTCATCGATTCGTGGATGAGCCGCCACTCCGACGTCGATCCCCGCTACGAACTGTTGATCCTGCATACACATTCGCACGGCGACCACACAGCCGGTGATGCCCAGTTCTTTGACCGCACCCAGACAACTCTGGTGCCAGCGGATATAACATCAGCGTGGCACTTCCTCGGGCTATCCGACACCTCGGACAAAACAAAGCTGGATCTTGGTGGGCGGACCCTGGACATTCTTGCCACGCCCGGTCACGACGCCGCGGCCGTCACGTTCTACGATCCGCGGACCGGAATCCTCTTCACCGGCGACACGGTGTACCGGGGCCGGCTGTATATCAATGACTGGCAAGCCTTTTCGCGAAGCATTGATCGTCTCATCGAATTCTGCCAATCGCACCCGGTGACCTACGTCCTTGGGTGTCACATCGAGATGACCAGCACCTCCGGTTTGGATTATCCCGTGCGCACGACTTACCAGCCCGATGAACCGCCTCTTGAACTGCGAGTCGAACACCTCCACAAGCTGCGCTCTGCTCTTGATGCTGCGGGTCCGGAGCCAGTTCGCGCGATCTGGGATGAGTTCATTCTTTGGCCCACCCAGTGA
- a CDS encoding DUF4386 domain-containing protein, translating to MQASNRTARTAGILFLLTFVSAIAGAALYAPLLTDPDYLTGPGEDTRILLGAVCELVLIIANTGTAVVLYPVLRRHSEAAAIGYVAARVMECALIAVGVLSVLTVVTLRQTAGADAGEYLPVARALVAAHGWTFLLGPGFVVGIGNGLLLGFLMYRSHLVPRPLALFGLIGGPLMSLSGLAVLFGAYGQSSVPSALATLPEIIWEASLGIYLTVVGFRRSRVTARPKGGAHESNRHPIH from the coding sequence ATGCAAGCCTCCAACCGGACAGCCCGGACCGCCGGGATCCTCTTCCTTCTGACCTTTGTCTCGGCCATCGCCGGGGCCGCGCTCTACGCGCCGCTGCTCACTGACCCGGACTACCTCACCGGGCCCGGCGAGGACACCCGGATCCTGCTCGGAGCCGTCTGCGAACTGGTGCTGATCATTGCGAACACTGGCACCGCCGTCGTGCTGTATCCCGTCCTCCGCCGGCACAGCGAGGCGGCGGCGATTGGATATGTCGCGGCGCGGGTTATGGAATGCGCGCTCATCGCCGTCGGCGTCCTCAGCGTGCTCACCGTGGTGACCCTGCGGCAGACCGCAGGCGCCGACGCCGGCGAATACCTGCCCGTGGCCCGGGCCCTGGTGGCGGCGCACGGCTGGACGTTCCTGCTGGGGCCGGGGTTTGTGGTCGGGATCGGAAACGGGCTGCTGCTCGGATTCCTGATGTACCGCTCGCATTTGGTGCCCCGGCCGCTGGCGCTGTTTGGACTCATCGGCGGTCCGCTGATGTCACTGTCCGGCCTCGCCGTTCTCTTCGGCGCCTACGGCCAGTCCTCGGTTCCCTCAGCCCTGGCCACCTTGCCGGAGATTATCTGGGAGGCCTCGCTGGGGATTTACCTGACCGTCGTCGGCTTCCGCCGGTCCCGGGTGACGGCTCGGCCGAAGGGCGGGGCACATGAATCCAACCGGCACCCAATTCATTAA
- a CDS encoding TetR/AcrR family transcriptional regulator C-terminal domain-containing protein produces the protein MAQEPQDRRQPSVSRPRLNRETVLRAGVELADQAGIEGFTMRTLSQELGVVPMALYKHVANKQELLEGMVDLVWSEVTEPDAAHGWKQGMRNRAVSLRDALTRHRWAVGRMEAAGRPGPENLRQHNAMLGCLRQSGFSFRTTVHVTSLLDAYVYGFALQQKTLSFETPEESAAAAAATRNAETAEDAARYPYLLEVVGELAKEGYDYDAEFAVGLDVLLDGVEILRGSWRSSPGPRSAGLR, from the coding sequence TTGGCCCAGGAACCCCAGGACCGGCGTCAGCCGTCCGTGTCCCGGCCGCGCCTGAACCGCGAGACCGTGCTTCGCGCCGGCGTCGAACTGGCGGACCAGGCGGGGATTGAGGGTTTCACCATGCGCACCCTGTCCCAGGAGCTCGGGGTGGTGCCGATGGCCCTGTACAAGCACGTGGCCAATAAGCAGGAACTGCTCGAGGGCATGGTGGACCTGGTCTGGAGCGAGGTCACCGAACCGGACGCCGCACACGGCTGGAAGCAGGGAATGCGGAACCGTGCCGTTTCCCTGCGCGACGCCCTCACCCGCCACCGCTGGGCCGTGGGGCGGATGGAGGCGGCCGGCCGTCCGGGTCCGGAGAACCTGAGGCAGCACAACGCCATGCTGGGGTGCCTGCGGCAGAGCGGGTTTTCTTTCCGCACCACCGTCCATGTGACGAGTTTGCTCGATGCCTACGTGTACGGCTTTGCATTGCAGCAGAAAACCCTCTCCTTCGAGACACCGGAGGAGTCCGCTGCGGCCGCCGCAGCGACCCGAAATGCGGAAACGGCTGAGGACGCGGCGAGGTATCCGTACCTGCTGGAAGTGGTGGGGGAACTGGCCAAGGAAGGCTATGACTACGACGCCGAATTCGCCGTCGGGCTCGATGTCCTGCTGGACGGCGTCGAGATCCTGCGCGGTTCCTGGCGTTCATCTCCGGGCCCGAGAAGTGCTGGCCTGAGGTAG
- a CDS encoding TetR/AcrR family transcriptional regulator produces MSRPQRASDDELLDRIDAVITQRSSMDPWGLHDVAPAAGISPAGLIKRFGSKEGLLLALTRRWIDRIPDTPAGTVDALTELREYIEENFAAPTSASAVFGLGELMRDLWSPTSAELLRDGWRKQAHYFAVLLACLPLRKDIDPRSASLALLDGLHGSLYRLAVDLHPNTPTQTLDALLKGWT; encoded by the coding sequence GTGAGTAGACCCCAGCGTGCCTCCGATGACGAGTTGCTCGACCGCATTGATGCCGTAATCACCCAGCGGTCTTCGATGGACCCGTGGGGGCTGCATGATGTTGCCCCAGCTGCGGGCATAAGCCCCGCCGGGCTGATCAAACGATTCGGCTCCAAAGAGGGTTTGCTGCTCGCACTTACCCGAAGGTGGATCGACCGCATACCGGATACGCCTGCGGGAACTGTCGATGCGTTGACCGAGCTTCGCGAATACATCGAGGAGAACTTCGCCGCACCCACGTCGGCGTCAGCGGTATTCGGCCTCGGGGAGCTTATGCGCGACCTCTGGTCGCCTACCTCGGCCGAATTGCTCCGTGACGGATGGCGCAAGCAGGCACACTACTTCGCCGTTCTCCTGGCATGCCTGCCGCTGCGGAAAGACATTGACCCCCGGTCCGCATCCCTGGCACTGCTCGATGGGCTTCATGGCAGCCTTTACCGCCTTGCCGTGGACCTGCACCCCAATACCCCAACACAGACCCTGGACGCCCTTTTGAAAGGCTGGACATGA
- a CDS encoding NADPH-dependent F420 reductase, with translation MSSTPSDSPSQRVPAASEHLHVAVLGAGRVGTAVARSLLDAGYRVSLSASGDPAQLALMAEIVTPGAEPKWTRDAVADADLVILAVPLHRLQHVDPALLEGRIVVDAMNYWPPVDGEIPAFAAGTRGSSVVVQEMFPGAVVVKSFNHTGYSSLEPDRRPAGHPERLGLAVAGDHPEAVALVSAVVEKIGYDPVPVASLSATAFLQPGGDAFGARLTGAQLEALSGVPAPVA, from the coding sequence ATGTCCAGCACCCCGTCTGACTCCCCCAGCCAGAGAGTTCCCGCCGCTTCGGAGCACCTGCACGTTGCCGTGCTGGGCGCGGGACGCGTGGGCACCGCCGTCGCCCGCTCACTGCTCGACGCCGGATACCGGGTTTCGCTGTCCGCCTCCGGGGATCCCGCGCAGCTGGCGCTGATGGCCGAAATCGTGACCCCGGGCGCCGAGCCGAAGTGGACCCGGGATGCCGTGGCCGACGCGGACCTGGTGATCCTTGCGGTGCCCCTGCACCGGCTGCAGCATGTGGACCCCGCTCTGCTGGAGGGCCGGATTGTGGTGGATGCCATGAACTACTGGCCGCCGGTGGACGGTGAGATTCCTGCGTTTGCTGCAGGGACACGCGGCTCCTCAGTGGTGGTGCAGGAGATGTTCCCGGGCGCCGTCGTCGTCAAGAGCTTTAACCACACCGGCTACTCCAGTCTGGAACCGGACCGCCGTCCGGCCGGACATCCGGAGCGGCTTGGCCTCGCGGTGGCGGGTGACCACCCGGAGGCCGTCGCACTCGTCTCGGCGGTGGTGGAGAAGATCGGTTATGACCCGGTCCCTGTTGCTTCCCTCAGCGCCACCGCGTTCCTGCAGCCCGGCGGAGATGCGTTCGGAGCCCGGCTCACCGGAGCGCAGCTGGAGGCGCTGTCCGGCGTCCCCGCACCTGTGGCCTGA
- a CDS encoding aldo/keto reductase, producing the protein MILNETYTLANGQPIPKLGLGTWFIPDGSAAQAVRDGMAIGYRNIDTAQAYGNEHGVGDGVRTSGVPRSDLFVSSKLAAEIKDYDGAVAAIDGSLTTMGLEYLDLMLIHSPQPWDNWRGGSYAEGNREAWRALEEAQQAGKLRSIGVSNFERQDLENILGSCTVAPQVNQVLLHVGNTPDDLLAYCRGQDILIEAYSPIAHGEMLRNTEVTAVAERYSVSVPQLCIRYALQLGTVPLPKTANPEHMENNAQVDFAISDADMQVLRSLRFSDYGRSSRFPVFSGK; encoded by the coding sequence ATGATCCTGAACGAGACCTACACGCTGGCCAACGGACAACCAATCCCGAAGCTGGGCCTGGGCACGTGGTTCATCCCGGACGGCAGCGCTGCGCAGGCCGTCCGGGACGGAATGGCTATTGGCTACCGCAACATCGACACCGCCCAGGCGTACGGCAATGAACACGGCGTCGGAGACGGGGTGCGCACCAGCGGCGTGCCGCGCAGCGACCTGTTCGTCTCCAGCAAACTCGCCGCCGAGATCAAGGATTACGACGGCGCGGTGGCGGCGATCGACGGATCGCTCACCACCATGGGCCTGGAGTATCTAGACCTGATGCTGATCCACAGCCCCCAACCCTGGGACAACTGGCGCGGCGGGTCCTATGCCGAGGGCAACCGGGAGGCATGGCGGGCGCTGGAGGAGGCACAGCAGGCCGGCAAACTCCGATCCATTGGCGTCTCCAACTTTGAACGGCAGGACCTGGAAAACATCCTCGGCTCCTGCACGGTGGCTCCGCAGGTCAATCAGGTGCTCCTCCATGTTGGCAACACACCGGATGATCTCCTCGCCTACTGCCGCGGGCAGGACATTCTCATCGAGGCCTACTCCCCCATTGCCCACGGCGAGATGCTTCGGAATACGGAGGTCACCGCCGTGGCGGAGCGCTACTCGGTGAGTGTCCCGCAGCTGTGCATCCGGTATGCGCTGCAACTGGGCACGGTGCCGCTGCCCAAAACGGCTAACCCGGAGCACATGGAAAACAATGCGCAGGTCGACTTCGCCATCTCCGACGCAGACATGCAGGTCCTGCGGAGCCTGCGCTTCAGCGACTACGGCCGCTCCAGCCGGTTCCCGGTCTTCAGCGGCAAGTGA
- a CDS encoding dihydrofolate reductase family protein — MTTDRTWHGCVFIGTSLDGYIAGPDGDLAWLTDPLPRPHTTDSTAHPALVWETFFPTVDTLVMGRSTYDTVLGFDSWPFEGKRVIVLSTTIPSNNQVHVVRSVSEAQQMLDAEGAARVYVDGGRTIQAFLAEGLIDEITVSIAPVILGRGRRLFGDLDQDVLLTLRGHHSTHDGGLLRATYDVHTR, encoded by the coding sequence ATGACTACTGATCGCACCTGGCATGGATGTGTTTTCATCGGCACAAGCCTTGACGGTTACATTGCAGGACCCGACGGCGACCTCGCCTGGCTCACTGACCCGTTACCTCGACCTCACACCACGGATTCCACGGCACATCCCGCCCTTGTGTGGGAGACGTTTTTCCCCACCGTGGACACGTTGGTCATGGGCCGCTCCACCTACGACACCGTTCTTGGCTTCGACTCATGGCCATTTGAAGGCAAGCGCGTCATCGTACTCAGCACGACCATCCCGAGCAACAACCAAGTACACGTTGTTCGTTCAGTCTCCGAAGCACAACAAATGCTCGACGCCGAAGGGGCTGCCCGGGTGTACGTCGATGGCGGTCGCACCATTCAAGCATTCCTAGCCGAAGGACTTATTGACGAAATCACGGTTTCGATCGCGCCGGTGATCCTGGGCCGAGGAAGGCGCCTGTTCGGGGACCTCGACCAGGACGTGCTGTTGACCCTCCGCGGCCATCATTCGACACACGATGGCGGACTGCTGCGAGCAACATACGACGTACACACGCGGTAG
- a CDS encoding GNAT family N-acetyltransferase translates to MTLIAPFLPPGTINGVPQPVLTAGIFTLRPWSVADAPVVLAAYQDPAITLWHRRRIDGLDDAQVLVDRWLAKWEKESGASWAVCDDKGLIIGRAALSRINLFEGDGEISYWILPTARGQGVAPEAAAAVRQWAFTGAGLKRLQLTHSTLNEVSCRIAEKTGFALEGVKRSALRHEDGWHDMHLHAAVNFPPPVTHKESDKAGR, encoded by the coding sequence ATGACCCTGATCGCTCCGTTTCTGCCGCCCGGAACAATCAACGGTGTTCCGCAGCCGGTTCTCACGGCAGGTATCTTCACCCTTCGGCCGTGGAGTGTGGCTGATGCTCCGGTTGTACTGGCGGCCTATCAGGATCCGGCCATTACGTTGTGGCACCGACGACGGATCGACGGACTCGATGATGCACAGGTCTTGGTTGACCGGTGGCTCGCGAAGTGGGAGAAGGAGTCGGGAGCGTCCTGGGCGGTCTGCGATGACAAGGGCTTAATCATTGGCCGGGCTGCGCTCAGCAGGATCAACCTGTTTGAGGGTGACGGGGAAATCAGTTACTGGATTCTCCCAACGGCGCGTGGACAGGGGGTCGCCCCTGAAGCCGCGGCTGCCGTGCGCCAGTGGGCCTTCACTGGCGCTGGATTGAAACGGCTTCAACTTACTCACTCCACGCTGAACGAGGTCTCCTGCCGCATCGCAGAAAAGACAGGGTTTGCCTTGGAGGGAGTCAAACGCAGCGCCCTTCGGCACGAGGATGGATGGCATGACATGCATCTTCACGCCGCCGTCAACTTCCCGCCACCGGTTACGCACAAAGAATCCGACAAGGCGGGAAGATGA
- a CDS encoding VOC family protein — protein MPVTGPDFISLQVRDLDASQKFYEQYLGLVRSPAGPPHAVVFQTAPIAFAVRGVVPGTDLDSVPQPGIGTALWLHATEVQAIHDALISDGHRIVAAPIDGPFGLTFTFADPDGYHVTLHDRA, from the coding sequence ATGCCTGTCACCGGCCCCGATTTCATTTCGCTCCAGGTGCGCGATCTCGACGCATCACAAAAGTTTTACGAGCAGTACCTTGGCCTGGTCCGGTCTCCAGCTGGCCCGCCGCACGCCGTCGTCTTCCAAACCGCCCCCATCGCGTTCGCGGTGCGCGGCGTTGTGCCAGGCACCGACCTCGATTCGGTACCCCAACCGGGCATCGGAACGGCTCTCTGGCTCCACGCCACCGAGGTCCAGGCCATCCACGATGCCTTGATCTCCGACGGCCACCGGATTGTTGCGGCGCCCATCGACGGTCCTTTCGGGCTGACCTTCACCTTCGCCGATCCCGACGGCTACCACGTCACGCTTCACGACCGGGCCTGA
- a CDS encoding NUDIX hydrolase, with product MSSQSEWWDVVDADGAPIDATFRRGSGPWPLGCFYLVVAVCAQRADGAVLLTRRAASKDFAFGWEFPGGSALAGESSCDAASRELREETGLDVEPLKLIPMGRFVEDAALLDFYVARVTGNETLALQSTEVMAAEWVTPDEVIRRLNAGRMAEPWSARLHWLWSSTEQELRRAR from the coding sequence ATGAGCAGCCAGAGTGAGTGGTGGGACGTGGTCGACGCCGACGGCGCGCCCATCGATGCCACCTTCCGCAGGGGTTCCGGTCCATGGCCGCTGGGATGCTTTTACCTGGTTGTTGCGGTCTGCGCGCAGCGGGCGGATGGAGCCGTTCTGCTGACCCGGCGCGCAGCCAGTAAGGACTTCGCCTTTGGCTGGGAATTTCCCGGCGGCAGTGCTCTGGCCGGCGAGTCGAGCTGCGATGCGGCAAGCCGGGAGTTGCGGGAGGAAACGGGCCTCGACGTCGAGCCCCTGAAGCTGATTCCGATGGGCCGCTTTGTTGAGGACGCGGCCCTGCTGGACTTCTACGTCGCACGCGTGACTGGCAACGAGACCCTGGCGTTGCAGTCCACTGAAGTCATGGCGGCCGAGTGGGTGACACCTGACGAGGTTATACGGCGGCTGAATGCGGGTCGGATGGCGGAACCTTGGAGCGCCCGGCTGCACTGGCTATGGTCTTCCACGGAGCAGGAACTGCGCCGTGCCCGCTGA
- a CDS encoding DUF1269 domain-containing protein, whose product MSDRNYTLFVSSYSDAGSAASDFRTIKDMDEGVVAAVVLSRDASGRVDVKEHGGGLIGGGTTAGAIAGLVVGLFAPPLLLSGVIGAAIGAGAGAIAKRHEEKKIGVEADEWLPPGSSALVAVVDDLYLDRVDRAVSQATKKISKAIDKGDYDAVVKAINEGDEKIVEAVAS is encoded by the coding sequence ATGTCAGATCGCAACTACACCTTGTTCGTGTCGTCGTACAGCGACGCAGGATCAGCGGCATCGGATTTTAGAACCATCAAGGACATGGATGAAGGAGTGGTGGCTGCGGTTGTCCTCTCCCGTGATGCCTCGGGGCGCGTTGATGTGAAGGAGCACGGAGGCGGGCTGATTGGCGGCGGCACCACGGCCGGGGCCATTGCCGGGTTGGTGGTGGGACTTTTTGCTCCGCCGCTGCTGCTGTCGGGCGTCATTGGTGCCGCAATCGGGGCCGGGGCCGGCGCCATTGCCAAGCGCCACGAGGAGAAGAAGATTGGCGTTGAGGCGGACGAATGGCTGCCGCCGGGATCCTCGGCGCTCGTCGCCGTCGTCGACGATCTGTACCTGGACCGGGTGGACCGGGCCGTCAGCCAGGCGACCAAGAAGATCAGCAAGGCCATCGACAAGGGTGACTACGACGCCGTCGTGAAGGCCATCAACGAGGGCGACGAAAAGATCGTGGAGGCCGTGGCCTCCTGA
- a CDS encoding carboxymuconolactone decarboxylase family protein yields the protein MDAADPRHSSPSRREQAEATYERLFGARDRTAHEDDPELMEILRGFIFGDVFGTGVLDDRTRELITVTVLACLQTLPQLSAHTTAALRVGVPPVQIREAVYQLAPVIGFPRALNALAAINAVFRDRGIPLPLPGEGADDDAGRSRDADRYQRGLAEQEPLYGTEIRDDLADLPAPFNEALPRFLTEFYFGDFYPRGAFTPALRELLALCAFAAIGDTAAQLGPHGRACLQVGNSKTEVIAALVHCFPYVGFPRVVAAVRAVRDL from the coding sequence ATGGATGCAGCGGATCCCCGCCACAGCTCTCCGTCCCGCCGGGAACAGGCTGAAGCAACCTACGAGCGGCTGTTTGGTGCACGTGACCGGACAGCCCACGAGGATGACCCGGAACTGATGGAGATCCTGCGGGGCTTCATCTTTGGCGACGTCTTCGGCACCGGCGTCCTGGATGACCGGACCCGCGAACTGATCACCGTCACCGTGCTGGCCTGCCTGCAGACCCTGCCGCAGCTCAGTGCCCACACCACGGCGGCGCTGCGGGTGGGCGTGCCGCCGGTGCAGATCCGGGAAGCGGTGTATCAGTTGGCTCCGGTGATCGGCTTTCCACGCGCCCTGAATGCGCTGGCTGCCATCAACGCGGTGTTCCGGGACCGCGGCATCCCGCTCCCTCTGCCGGGGGAGGGAGCGGACGACGACGCCGGCCGGTCCCGGGACGCCGACCGGTACCAGCGGGGCCTGGCGGAGCAGGAGCCGCTCTACGGTACGGAAATCCGGGATGACCTGGCCGATCTGCCGGCACCGTTCAACGAAGCCCTGCCCCGGTTCCTCACCGAGTTCTACTTCGGTGACTTCTATCCCCGCGGCGCCTTTACTCCGGCACTGCGGGAACTGCTGGCTCTTTGCGCCTTTGCCGCCATCGGCGACACTGCCGCCCAGCTGGGTCCGCACGGGCGCGCCTGCCTGCAGGTGGGCAATTCGAAAACCGAGGTCATCGCCGCCCTGGTGCACTGCTTCCCGTACGTGGGATTCCCCCGCGTGGTGGCTGCCGTCCGCGCGGTGAGGGACCTTTAG